Proteins encoded together in one Malaclemys terrapin pileata isolate rMalTer1 chromosome 16, rMalTer1.hap1, whole genome shotgun sequence window:
- the PEBP1 gene encoding phosphatidylethanolamine-binding protein 1: MPLELGPWDGPLSLGEVEQPPARPLRVRYGALELDELGQVLTPTQVQNRPTSIEWDGCDPQKLYTLVLTDPDAPSRKDPKFREWHHFLVVNMKGNDISSGRVLSDYVGSGPPKGTGLHRYVWLVYEQPQPLNCDEPILTNRSGDKRGKFQVASFRKKYKLGNPVAGTCYQAEWDSYVPKLYEQLSGK, encoded by the exons ATGCCGCTGGAGCTGGGGCCGTGGGACGGGCCGCTGAGCCTGGGCGAGGTGGAGCAGCCGCCGGCGCGGCCCCTGCGGGTGCGCTACGGGGCGCTGGAGCTGGACGAGCTGGGCCAGGTGCTCACCCCCACGCAG GTTCAGAACCGCCCAACCAGCATTGAGTGGGATGGCTGCGATCCACAGAAACTCTACACCTTGGTTCTTACTGATCCAGATGCTCCGAGCAGGAAGGATCCGAAGTTCAG GGAGTGGCATCACTTCTTGGTTGTCAACATGAAAGGAAATGACATCAGCAGTGGGCGTGTCCTTTCTGATTATGTTGGTTCTGGGCCACCCAAAGGGACAG GACTTCACCGGTACGTGTGGCTGGTCTACGAACAGCCGCAGCCACTGAACTGCGATGAACCCATCCTCACAAACCGATCTGGTGACAAACGGGGGAAGTTCCAAGTGGCCTCTTTCCGCAAAAAGTACAAGCTGGGAAATCCGGTGGCCGGCACCTGCTATCAGGCTGAGTGGGATAGCTATGTGCCAAAACTCTACGAGCAGCTGTCTGGGAagtag